The Eleginops maclovinus isolate JMC-PN-2008 ecotype Puerto Natales chromosome 18, JC_Emac_rtc_rv5, whole genome shotgun sequence genome segment TGGAACATACTGGACCTTGCTGTGGGTCCTGATAGCAGATGGTATTATGGTATTTGCTCAGCTTCTCCCTGGTGATTGACGTGACCTTCTGCATGGAGCTGCCATCCACATTCATGACAGTCTCCTGATCTTGTTCAGGGAACTTCCTCGCTATGCCATCCGTGTCACTTTGGTCATTTATGTGAATCCcggatgaaaatgttttttgtttagaaCATTAATGAGGGATTCCATCAACAATTCATAATCcattcagtgtttgtttattctaaacatttttaatcatttaaaaaaatgttgttcaagAACCCCTTTGGTTATGTTTCGGTTGAATATCAGTTATAACTGTGCATTCTCTTCAATGGACGGACACTAAAATTGTCAGGCGCTATCAAGTTCAGGCGTGATGCAACAAATAGAGAAAAGCAACCAATACTCACATCTGAGGAACAGCAAACagtgttatttttaaacatattttattcagtgaTTTAACTGCTAGTAGTAAGaaggtttttaaatatttttgtttggaaTTCAAAGTTAAACTGAAGGGTTACAGTCTTTAACAGGGCAACCAGTGCCTTCTTTTAAGCGGCAGTGATGAAAGGGTGACATAGAGGGGAAGACACGTGGCAAATGGTCCCAGGCTGGATTCCAACCCGGGTCTACCAAATGGGGACCAAGCCACAGTAAATGGGCACGCCAGCTCTATCAACTGAGCTAAATGGCCCACATGAATTGTTCATGATCTACAGCCATGGCTGCTTGACCCCCACCCCCaacataaataatgttttactttcaaagcattatcaaaaatataatagTGGCCCACCTGCAGTAACTCTGAGGATGCCGTAGGGGTCACTTAACCACCGGTGAGGATccatgaataaaacaaagctcTTCAAAGCCTTGGTGTAATGTATTGACtctcaaatgttattttacgTGATATTGCAGAGATGCGTGTTCCCATTGGACAGCAGTGGATATTTATTTGCAGATGAAATTGAGCCTTTGTTCTGGCAGAGCAGATTACAATTCTGCTGGTTCTGTTGCCCCGTAAGGCTTCATAAAACTGTATGCACTCAAGGAATTGCAATGTGTTCTAGATGAAAGTGAATATTAGGTACTAtattcacccccccccccccccccccccacataaaatgtgtcattacaCTATTTCAAAGTTGAACGTTTAAACAGCTGTTTTAGGCTTTCAGTCACTCAAAATGTACCACATCATGTCACTAGCTTAATGGAGAATGCTATATTTGCAGGACAGAGTGTCTATGGCTCCGATGAGAGGTTTAATGGCACTCTCATAATGCCATCTTTAATCATTAATGATTCACCTTTCTATACACATcactgaatattttaaaacacacttttatagTTTAAACCATCTGTCAAGAGGCCTGGCTGCAGGTAGAAGCTTTCAGTGGCGTGGCTCTTGGAACCTGGTTTGGAGCCAAGCTGTTGTGTTTGAACGCAAAGTGAGTTCAGTTTACTCAGGGCAGATCCTGTCTGCAGCTCTCAGTCACACCAGGAATCAGCACAATGCATCGCTGCCTCCTGGGGTGGTATACTACCAAGCAGGAGCTCCTCTGACAAAACCTGGAACCCTACAAGGAGATCCAAATCAGTGCGTCCTTACATCAGTAAgtcctaaaaacacatttgtatacaGTTGTTGGTCCTTGAATAAGTCTTGGCTCCACTTTTATCTGTTAAAAAACGCTACTTGTATTGATGGGCATCTCTTCATTATGTTACCAATACATGGAGCTCTTTGAGTGAACTGTTTCTGCACTCTGTTGCTATCCTGCCTGTCCATTAGAAACAAGAGCTGTGTTATATTGATCATcgataaatatataatataatcttTCCACTGAAGGTCAGGGACTCCCAGGCCCCATGAAAACATTTAGGCTGTGGGCAACGGCTTGGATTTGGCATTAAAGTAAAAAGATATTTGATGCTTCCAGCCTCAGTAACATAATCTTTAGGGAGGTGTTTCATCTACTCGCGTTTTAGTGCTGCTCATAAGGAGATATTCATTTcagttaatttaattaaatactttCTATTAGAAGCTTGAACTAATTGTGTGATGAAGGAAACCAATTCCTCTGTCTTTATCCTGATACAAAATGACTCACTCTGCCCTAAGGGATCAATAAAAGAAGTTTGTTTCATTaattttaatgatttatttggtttgtttacTGCAGCAGACCCAATGATCAACCACACAATGTTTCCATGGAGGTTATTTACCCAGGCTATGATCTGACACACTACTCACTCtggaatcatttgtttttactgtctGAGACACTTTTGGTTGTTAAACCAAGGACCGACCTCGCTATATTTGTTGgtttactttaatatttgtatatttgaatatcaaaataaaaataaagtatactCCTTTTCTGACAATGTTATGTCCATGGTGAAGTTACTGAACACTTGGCATCAGAGTGCCTTGTGTGAGCCATATCTGTTTGAGTGTGAACATGATGTAAAGTAGGCTGCAGCTGCTCATACATTCTGTTTCTGTCAAATATTACCAACATTTGAATAGTTCTAACTGAAAAATCTGTTGGTGCGAGTTCTATCATCACCGTCATACAACAATATCTGTTTCAGACAGGTGCGTGAGAACATATGTATTATCTGATTCATAGTCATCCTAGTTCCAGTACCTTATAATGGCAGACTGACACTTTGTTGATTGGGTTGCACCTTCTTCTTTGTTGGTATTAATCAATGAGCTTGCATGCTGATGAACAGTTGTCTTCATTTGCATACCCTAGTTTTGAGAGGAGGGCTTTTTCTCTCACACTGGCTCAGTGGGTCTCTCCCTCATCGTTAGTGTCGTCTGAGTGGAACCATATCTCTCCTCCCCACCACCCATCTCTTCTCTCcttattttgtcttattaaAATAATCAGCCATACCCCCCTATGATGGAACTCAGTAACATCTACACTGATTGGTCTTTATGCATTCACCTTACTGTGACCAAAGTGGTGAGTGAAAAGTCACAAGAACTATTTATAATTATAGACATAATACAGAGAGTattgttgtttatgtgtgtccTGTGATCGGCTGCTTTCACTAAAGGCTTCTTTCAGTTGAATTTTTAACGGTTGCTGTGTATGACTTTCGGATAATTTTGTTAACAGAGTTTTAACGTAAAGTGATGGAACGTGTCAGGACCAGTGTTGGGTGGAAcgagttacagtaatgtataaCTTTTCTGTAACGCTGTAATATAGCGCATTACTAATGAAATTGAAGTAATAttatacctgttacaattctaACACATTTAACCCGAaattaataatgatgatgatacaATACAAGTACTTCTGGGTCTCTTTGAGTCATTCAAGCTCCTCGGCTCTTGGGCTGTGGCACGAGCGCATTTTGTGCGAGAGCGCACCGGTACCGGGGGTTGTTGTGTTAGTGCTAGCTAGGAGCTAACGGATATAAGGAGCTGTTTGTAGAACAAGGTGGaggagagtcctctcctgtcagactgagaggctcagATAACCTCAGCTCAGTGAGGTAAAGGACTCTCTGAGGGTTTAGATCAGGGGtcaccaaccttttttgaactgaGGGCTACTTCTTGGGTACCGATTAATGTGAAGGGCTACCAATTTGGTACGCTTCAAATTTGCGCGGTTTACctttaattgtatgttattattaatagtaaaactaattagttatattcacctgtttgaggacactgctcattttaacaaatttgcacaataggcctaattatcaataatggcttaaaaaggaaggaaacagacaaatatcaaaatcagcactttatttctatttcactgtaatcaccatcaaacagaacaacataacattaaacaaaagtatttataggCCTATTTAATCCATCACAATCTTTCATAAGTTTTAATGGGAAGCCTGGCATTGCATGCTGGCAACCAGGGCCTCGTAATCTGGGCTGTAATTTGACACTGCAAGTCTGAGTGAGTCTTGCAGATGTGCATCAGTGAGCCGTGTTCTGTGTTCGTTTTTTATgaaattcatgtcagaaaaggctGATTCACAAAGATAGGTAGACCCAAACAGACTGGCAACCTTCATTGCTGCTGTGCACAGACCACTGTACTTTTCAGTATCAACAAGGCCCCAAAAGTTTGCTGCAGCCTGGTGGGCTTTGAGGCGAATGTCATTCTGCAGTGtcactatttctatttccaCCTGCCCAGCATCCAAGCTGAACATTGCACTTAGTTGCTCAGCAATGGACGTTGTGTCCACGTTTATAAATGGATTCGAAACGAACGACACACATGGCTCAAGTTTATCAATGTCACAAAACCTATTCTCAAACTCTTGCCCAACCCTGTTTATGACTTGAGTGTATTTTTCGGCAGCGTTGCCAAAAATCTCAGACGCAGAGGTATTGTCGTTCAGCACCATCTGCAAAGAGGGGaagtgcagcaccttttttctctgtaaatgcgCAGAGAAAATGCTCATCTGTGCTTTAAACGCATTTAAAGCACTGATCATGTCGGCAACAGTCTTACCTTTGCCTTGCAGCGCACAGTTCAGATTGTTCAGTTTTCCAGTAATGTCCGTCAGAAATGCCAGGTCTAGTAGCCACGCAACGTCCTCCAGCAGCGATGTGTCTTCGTCTCTAGATTTCATAAAATCTTTGATCTCCCTCAACAGCGACAAAAACCGGAGCAGAATCCGTCCTCTGCTGAGCCATCGGATGTCCGTGTGGAGAAGCAGGTCCCCATATTCAGCCGACAGCTCCGCCAACATCACCTTGAAACTTCGGTGTTGTTTAGCTTTGGAACGGATGCTGTTTATGATCCTCACAACAGGAGTCATTACGTGCTCGAAGCCgatcaccttaaaaataaaataaaatcactcttactcaaagcacttaaaaacaataacaatacaatacaatacaatacaaaacaaaatgtatttatatagcgccgtATCACAACTATGAAGTTGACTCTAACGACCAAAAAGCGCAGTAGGGGCCGGTCTACAAGCAGATGCGTAAAATATGCCCAATAGGCCTACTCATAATTACAAATAGGATATTAGGCCTACAACAAGGataacataaattaataaaatacaaaatgaaaacgcacCTTTGCACATaaggcctgctggtgaatgatgcAGTGGTACTGTACGAATTTCGGGAACGCTGGGTCGCTTTTACAGAGCGCGATGAACCCTGCATGCCGTCCGGTCATCGCAGGAGCCCCATCGGTGGTAATCGACACCAGCTTTTCCAGtggtatgtttctgttgttgaaaaacTCCTTCACCGCGTTGTAGATATCAACCCCCCTTGTGCTGGTTTTTAGGGGGAGTAGTGTGAGAAGTTCCTCTTTTGTAGAGAAATCTTGAAACACCATCCGAACAAACATCATCAGCTgcgccgtgctgctgctgtcgatGGACTCATCACATTGGATGCTGAACCACCTGCACTCCCTGAGATCCTGGTCCAGCTGATCAGTCAAGTTGTCGGACATTGCTGTCACTCTCCTGACCATTGTGCTTGCCCCCATTTGAACATCAGCTACAGAAGAGAGCACTTCCTTCCCATATTTCTCGTCTTTAAGCACAGTGTTCAGAACTATCATCATCGTTTCCTTGAAAAGGTCTCCATCTGTaaatgccttcttcttctttatcaggtgttctgttgctctgaacGAGGCTTCGGTAGCTTTCTGAGATTTTTTAGCTGGTCTTGTGAAAAAAGACTGTTGCTTGCACAATCCTGCCTTTAGCTCACTTACTTTTTCCACTCGTAGTGCGCTGCCCGGTGGGTAGTTAGCATGGTAGCTTGCGTGACAGGTCTTGAAATGCCTCTCAACATTGTGCCGCTTTGGTATCGCCACAGTCGCCCGGCAAATGAGACACACGCAGGCATCTTttacagtggtaaaaaaaaactcttgctcCCATTCACCGTGAAAATAATacgttctctttcttttttctgccatgttttcgATTAAATTGTAATCATCCGTTCATCTTGACTTCGCTTCACTGCACTGACTGGACTCGGTCTCCACGCAACGGTTGTCGTGGAGACCAGCTAGGTCCAATCTACGTaatctgaagcattttattttacacaaattacgTTTTATAAGTAGGCATATGTTTATATGCGTGCATACTGCATATTGTTATCTTCTTACAagcaatgcaatatatttaaaaataatagaaagtttaacaacgaataaaataaagttgtgtgtcaCGTGAGAACTAGGCTATTTTAGAACAGGCCTTCGCGGGCGACTCAAGTAGTCCTCGAGGGCGCCATGGCGCCCGCGGGCGACGCGTTGGTGACCCCTGGTTTAGATAGTTTAGTTTAGCGAGTGATCTCAGTTGTTTACATACATCTCACGATTTATGTAAACAAGTATTTCCAAGGCACACCTTTTTATGATCCTTATagttatacaaaaataagagaataaatgaaaaacaggtaTGAAATCATTTCAATTCATACTATAGGACAGTAAAGCAAGACTACAGTTTAAAAGGGGAGTGATTTGTAAAATAtgcataaagaaaaatgtaatattgcaCACGTCATTGCTCTAGCTCTGTTGGGTTTCATAGACTGTATATTTTACTGCCTTTATTTTGGACAATTATTTCAGAATGATTTAACAGCCAGCCTTTAGTCTGTGTGCCGACACACTGTGTTCTCCTACGGCAGGGGTATTCAACTCAAATTCAATGAGGTCCAGTTAGCTGTTACatagtagctgtatcaacgaCTGCATataatcaacaactgactgtctcagcaaacaaacaaagtacaattcaaaaacaacaatatttattgtcacttgaactaTACAGATATAAAGATAAACTGAAGCCCTATGGCTTCTGTGTTAGTGGGTGCATTGATGACTTTTCAAGGAAAATGATCTGGCTTAATGCCTACACAACGAGTAGTGACCCTAAGTTGATCAGGGGTTTCTATGTAGAAGCTATGCAGCGTTTACATGGCTGTTCAATAGTTATGAGGGGCGATCTTGGAACCGAGAACGGTAGTGTGCGTGCCTTTCAGCGCTTCCTCGTCCCTACACAGCTAGACGAATCCCTGGACAGTTACTTGGAGGGAGCCAGTACTGCAAATCAAAGGATTGAGTATTGGTGGGGCTTTCTTCGCCGCCAGTGCGCACAGTTCTGGATGTCACTGTTTGTGAGACCTAATGGACAATGGGTAATTTGATGGTGGGTTTATGGACAAAAGCCTTCGTTAGTTTTGCTGCATGGGACTTATCCAGGTGacttaagaaataaatgttaatgttttctgAATGAGAAATAAGCTCCATTTGATAGTCTACTTTCACTTTGCATAATATTATATCGCATTATATAATACGTAGACTAGATGACTGTATATTGTGCATGATTTGGAGGAAGAAGGAACTGGTCCCAGTTGCTGTATGTCACTCACACGTAGAGGCTATATGTTGCATATACCTtctagaaaacattttaaattagtgTGACATCTCATTTTTCTCAAAGCCTGGCACAGCACAtagacctttttttgtttctatatGTAAGGATAAGCTTAGTACACCACCTAAAccatacatttttcaaaagcttAAATGTCCTCTTGATGTAATTAAACATGCACTGCCAAGGCCCACTGTCCTCTATGTCATGGACTATAGATATTACTATAATGCCTTTACATtgtattacagtattttatgcATTGTAAGGCCCGCTAGCTTGCAGCATATGAGCAGACAGACTCactaaatgtatatttttaacaggATGAATTGGATGACACACCACAGACCT includes the following:
- the LOC134879762 gene encoding general transcription factor II-I repeat domain-containing protein 2A-like, whose protein sequence is MAEKRKRTYYFHGEWEQEFFFTTVKDACVCLICRATVAIPKRHNVERHFKTCHASYHANYPPGSALRVEKVSELKAGLCKQQSFFTRPAKKSQKATEASFRATEHLIKKKKAFTDGDLFKETMMIVLNTVLKDEKYGKEVLSSVADVQMGASTMVRRVTAMSDNLTDQLDQDLRECRWFSIQCDESIDSSSTAQLMMFVRMVFQDFSTKEELLTLLPLKTSTRGVDIYNAVKEFFNNRNIPLEKLVSITTDGAPAMTGRHAGFIALCKSDPAFPKFVQYHCIIHQQALCAKVIGFEHVMTPVVRIINSIRSKAKQHRSFKVMLAELSAEYGDLLLHTDIRWLSRGRILLRFLSLLREIKDFMKSRDEDTSLLEDVAWLLDLAFLTDITGKLNNLNCALQGKGKTVADMISALNAFKAQMSIFSAHLQRKKVLHFPSLQMVLNDNTSASEIFGNAAEKYTQVINRVGQEFENRFCDIDKLEPCVSFVSNPFINVDTTSIAEQLSAMFSLDAGQVEIEIVTLQNDIRLKAHQAAANFWGLVDTEKYSGLCTAAMKVASLFGSTYLCESAFSDMNFIKNEHRTRLTDAHLQDSLRLAVSNYSPDYEALVASMQCQASH